TGGCAACGGGGCGAGCCCATCGGTCCGGTGGACATCCAGGCGGCCCTGACGGCCCTGGACACCGGTCGATCCGACCAGCACCGCAGCATGGGGCTCCAGGTGCTGGCCACGAGCGTCACCGGCCGGCCCCTGCGTCCCCGCACCCTGCGGCAGAACAGTTATGTCGAGGCGATTGAACGCCACGACCTGACCCTGGCGATCGGGCCCGCCGGCACCGGCAAGACCTTCCTGGCCACGATCCTGGCCGTGCGGATGCTCCAGGAACGCAAGGTGGAGCGGCTGGTGCTCACGCGTCCGGCGGTGGAGGCGGGCGAGCGGCTTGGCTTCCTGCCCGGTGACCTGCAGCAGAAGGTGGATCCCTATCTGCGCCCCCTCTACGACGCTCTCCACGGCCTGCTGGGCCAGGAACGCACCACCCAACTTCTGGAGAAGGGGGTGATTGAGGTGGCGCCCCTGGCCTTCATGCGTGGCCGCACCCTGGCCGATGCCTTCGTGATCCTCGATGAGGCCCAGAACACCACCTGCGCCCAGATGCGTATGGTGCTCACCCGGCTGGGTGAGAACTCGCGCATGGTCGTGACCGGTGACACCACCCAGATCGACCTGCCCCCGGGCCAGTTGAGCGGCCTGGTGGAGGCGGAGCAGGTGCTGGCTGGGGTCGAAGGGGTGGCGATCTGCCGCTTCTCCGACGCCGACGTGGTGCGCCATCCGCTGGTGCAGCGCCTGGTGCAGGCCTACGCCCGCCGCGATGCCCGCCCGCCGGCCCCCGCCGCCAGGAAACGGATCGATGGCACCCCCACCCGATCGGAGCCTTGAACAGCGCCGAACGGCTGCGCATCCCGGCCCAGATCGCGCTGGCCGCCCTGGTGGCCCACACCCTGGGTTTTTGTTTCACGAGCCTGTTTCCTGGCTACCTGCCCAAGATCGGCGGGCTCTGGTCGGCGATCTCCGCCGTCGCCGTGACCCAGGTCAGCCCCAAGGATGCGACCTCTTCCGCCTCGCTGCGGATTCTGGGATCGGCGATCGGCGCCATCACCAGTTCCGTGTAACTGACGCTGCTGCCCTTTCACCCCCTTGGAATGGCGGCGGCGATCTTCGCCACGGTGGCGATCTGTGCGGCGATCAATGTGCCCAGCCACGGCCGTCTGGCGGCGATCACGGTGATCGTCGTGATCGTCACCGGCAGCCTGGATCCGGCCCTGAGTCCGGGTCTGAACGCCCTGCTGCGCTTCCTGGAATCCTGCATCGGCACGGGCGTGGCGCTGCTGGCGGTGTGGCTCTGGCCCGGATCGCGCCACCAGCCCCGGGGCGACGCCTGAAGCCTGGCTGCAGGACGGCGGGCCCGCATGGGGAGATCCGAACCGGCGCTGCTGCCGCAACCCTGGGGCCGCTGGCAAGATGGATTCAGTTTGAAATGCCAGCGCCATGCCGGCCCGCAGCAACTTTCAGGAAGCGATCCGCGAAGCCCAGTCCAGCGCACTGATCGGTCCCAACGTGGTCAACAAGGCCCTGCCCTATGTGGGCGGCGGCATGGTGCTCACCGCTGGTGGTGTCCTCGGTGGCATGTCCCTCATGGCCAGTGCGCCGGCCCTGTTCATGCCCCTGTTCTGGGTGGCCCTGATCGGCAACTTCATCCTTTTCTTCGTGGCCCAGAACGCCGCCACCAAGGGCAACGCCGCAACCGCCTTGCCGATCCTGACGGCCTACAGCCTGATCACCGGCTTCACACTCAGCGGCATCGTGAGCTACGCCGTGACTTCGGCTGGTGTTGGCGCTGTTGGCACCGCCGCCTTGGCCACGGGCATCACCTTCGTGATCGCCTCCTTCTTTGGTCGCCGCATGAGCGACAACGTCGGCCAGGCCCTCAGCGGAGTGGTTGGTCTGGGCATCATCGGTCTGTTGATCGCCATGGTGGTGCAATTGGTGGGCGGCCTGTTTGCCCCGGCCATCTTCACTGGCGGTAGCTTCGAGCTGATGATCGCCGGCTTCGGCACCGTGCTGTTCGTGGGGGCGGCTTTCGTCGACTTCTACACCATGCCCCGCACTTATAGCGACGACCAGTATCTGGCCGGCGCCCTGGGCATGTACCTCACCTACATCAACCTCTTCATCTTCATCCTGAGGCTGATCATTGCCCTCCAGGGTGGCGGCCGCCGCGACTGAACAGCGAACGTTCTCCACAGCCCAGCTTTCCCATGGGCCCGTCCGTTGCGGATGGGTCCATTTTTTTGGCAAGGCAACGGCTCCGGCCAGCCCGATCCCCCGCCCCAGCTCAGCCGTCGCTACGGGCAGAGGCGGAGGACACCGGCGTCGGACGCACCGCGAGCGCCCGGCTAAGCTCCGATCGATACGAGCTGATCCAAGCAGGGCCAGCACAACATCAGCGGTAAGCCGCACTCCAGCTCAGCGGATCCGGCCCCTTCACCTCTTGAACACAACGGAAACCCCATGACCAAAACGGCTCTGATCACCGGGATCACCGGCCAGGACGGTTCCTACCTGGCGGAGTTGCTCCTGGAGAAAGGCTACGTGGTGCATGGGATCAAACGGCGGGCCAGCAGCTTCAACACCGACAGGATCGATCACCTCTACCAGGATCCCCACGAACAGAATCCCCGCCTGGTTCTGCACTACGGCGATCTGACCGACTCCACCAATCTGATCAGGATCGTTCAGCAGATCCAGCCTGACGAGATCTACAACCTCGGGGCCCAGAGCCACGTGGCCGTGAGTTTCGAAAGTCCCGAATACACCGCCAACTCCGATGCCCTCGGCACCCTGCGGATCCTGGAAGCCGTCCGCATCCTGGGACTGATCGACAAGACCCGCATCTACCAGGCCAGCACCAGCGAACTCTATGGGCTGGTACAGGAGATTCCCCAGAAGGAAACCACCCCGTTCTATCCACGCAGTCCCTACGGCGTGGCCAAGCTCTACGCCTACTGGATCACGGTCAACTACAGGGAGGCCTACGGGATGTACGCCTGCAATGGCATCCTCTTCAACCACGAAAGCCCCAGGCGGGGGGAGACCTTCGTCACCCGCAAGATCACCCGGGGCCTGGCCCGCATCGATGCCGGTCTGGATCAGGGCCTGTTCATGGGCAACCTCGACTCCCTCCGGGACTGGGGTCACGCCCGGGATTACGTGGAGATGCAGTGGCGGATGCTGCAGCAGGAGCAACCCGAGGACTTCGTGATCGCCACGGGACGGCAGGAATCGGTGCGCCGCTTCATCGAGCTCACCGCCGAGGAACTCGGCTGGGGGGGCATCGACTGGAGCGGCAGCGGCGTCGATGAGACGGGCGCCCGGCGTGACACCGGTGCCACGGTGGTGCGCATCGACCGGCGCTACTTCCGGCCGGCGGAGGTGGAGACCCTGCTGGGGGATCCCACCCGGGCCCGGGAGCGGCTGGGCTGGACCCCCACCACCACCCTGGAGGAGCTGGTGGCGGAGATGGTGGCCACCGACAAGGAGGAGGCCGCCAAGGAGGCCACCCTGAGGCGCGAGGGGTTCACCGTCGTCGGCTCGATGGAGAATCCCCCCCAGGTCGGGGTGAGCACCGCCCCGTGAACCGGCCCGCGAAACGCGGCTATGGTCATGGCCGTGACCCGTTCTCGTCGAAGAGGACCTTCGCTGGAACGACGCCCTCTCCCGCGGTCCGCAACCCCGCCCGGCGCCGCGGGGGCCTGACGATTTCCCCATGCTGATCTCAACGAACGATCGGATCTTCATCGCCGGCCATCGCGGCATGGCCGGCTCGGCCATCGCCCGGCGCCTGGAGGCGGAAGGCCACCGCCACCTGCTCTGCGTCAGCCGTTCTGACCTCGATCTCATGGATGGCCCCGCCGTGGCCGCCTGGTTCGGGGATCAGCGGCCCGACGTGGTGGTGCTGGCGGCGGCGCGGGTGGGGGGAATCCTGGCCAACTCCACCTATCCCGCCGACTTCCTGCTCGACAACCTCAAGATCCAGCAGAACGTGATCGAGAGTGCCTGGCAGCACGGCACCCGGCGCCTGCTGTTCCTGGGCAGCAGCTGCATCTACCCCAAGCTGGCCGAGCAGCCGATCCGGGAGGAGGCCCTGCTCGGGGGACCTCTGGAGCCGACCAACGAGTGGTACGCGATCGCCAAGATCACCGGCATTGAGCTGTGTCGCGCCCTGCGGCTGCAGCACGGCTTCGATGCCATCAGCCTGATGCCCACCAATCTCTACGGCCCCGGTGACAACTACCACCCCACCAATAGCCATGTGCTGCCCGGCCTGATCCGCCGCTTCCAGGAGGCCCGCGAGAACGGCACCGAGGAGGTGGTCTGCTGGGGCAGCGGCAGCCCGCGTCGGGAGTTCCTGCATGTGGACGATCTGGCGGATGCGGCCCTGTTCTGCCTGCGCCACTGGCAGCCGGGCGCCGAAGAGCTCCAGCACATCAACGTGGGAACAGGAACGGACGTGAGCATCAAGGACCTGGCCACCA
This genomic stretch from Cyanobium gracile PCC 6307 harbors:
- a CDS encoding Bax inhibitor-1/YccA family protein, with amino-acid sequence MPARSNFQEAIREAQSSALIGPNVVNKALPYVGGGMVLTAGGVLGGMSLMASAPALFMPLFWVALIGNFILFFVAQNAATKGNAATALPILTAYSLITGFTLSGIVSYAVTSAGVGAVGTAALATGITFVIASFFGRRMSDNVGQALSGVVGLGIIGLLIAMVVQLVGGLFAPAIFTGGSFELMIAGFGTVLFVGAAFVDFYTMPRTYSDDQYLAGALGMYLTYINLFIFILRLIIALQGGGRRD
- a CDS encoding GDP-L-fucose synthase family protein, which translates into the protein MLISTNDRIFIAGHRGMAGSAIARRLEAEGHRHLLCVSRSDLDLMDGPAVAAWFGDQRPDVVVLAAARVGGILANSTYPADFLLDNLKIQQNVIESAWQHGTRRLLFLGSSCIYPKLAEQPIREEALLGGPLEPTNEWYAIAKITGIELCRALRLQHGFDAISLMPTNLYGPGDNYHPTNSHVLPGLIRRFQEARENGTEEVVCWGSGSPRREFLHVDDLADAALFCLRHWQPGAEELQHINVGTGTDVSIKDLATMVAEAVGFRGRIAWDTSKPDGTPRKLLDVGRLAALGWRATIPLPDGLRRTVAEFVSERASGAEVRL
- a CDS encoding PhoH family protein, with the translated sequence MSELSSTFALPDSAAAIALAGSDGSSLRRLEALTGAQIVLRGLDLQIRGRSSQVERLQALVQLLEPLWQRGEPIGPVDIQAALTALDTGRSDQHRSMGLQVLATSVTGRPLRPRTLRQNSYVEAIERHDLTLAIGPAGTGKTFLATILAVRMLQERKVERLVLTRPAVEAGERLGFLPGDLQQKVDPYLRPLYDALHGLLGQERTTQLLEKGVIEVAPLAFMRGRTLADAFVILDEAQNTTCAQMRMVLTRLGENSRMVVTGDTTQIDLPPGQLSGLVEAEQVLAGVEGVAICRFSDADVVRHPLVQRLVQAYARRDARPPAPAARKRIDGTPTRSEP
- the gmd gene encoding GDP-mannose 4,6-dehydratase; amino-acid sequence: MTKTALITGITGQDGSYLAELLLEKGYVVHGIKRRASSFNTDRIDHLYQDPHEQNPRLVLHYGDLTDSTNLIRIVQQIQPDEIYNLGAQSHVAVSFESPEYTANSDALGTLRILEAVRILGLIDKTRIYQASTSELYGLVQEIPQKETTPFYPRSPYGVAKLYAYWITVNYREAYGMYACNGILFNHESPRRGETFVTRKITRGLARIDAGLDQGLFMGNLDSLRDWGHARDYVEMQWRMLQQEQPEDFVIATGRQESVRRFIELTAEELGWGGIDWSGSGVDETGARRDTGATVVRIDRRYFRPAEVETLLGDPTRARERLGWTPTTTLEELVAEMVATDKEEAAKEATLRREGFTVVGSMENPPQVGVSTAP